In Halococcus salifodinae DSM 8989, the genomic stretch CATAGTACGAACGAGTCCACTTGATTCGGCCCTCGAAGCGCTGGTTGTACCAGCGCGCCGAGATTCCTTTGAGCCAGTTCACCAACAGTGACGGCGCGTTCTTCGGCGGGCTGCCGACGAACAGGTGAACGTGGTCGGGGCGAACCTCGGACTCGATGAGTTCGATGCCTTTCTCGTCGCAAATCTCGGCGAAGATGGAGTCGAGACGCTGTGGCGTCTCTCCCGTCAGACGCGACTCCCGGTACTTCGGGATGAACACTATATGGTAATAG encodes the following:
- the tnpA gene encoding IS200/IS605 family transposase yields the protein MVKSTRHATYELYYHIVFIPKYRESRLTGETPQRLDSIFAEICDEKGIELIESEVRPDHVHLFVGSPPKNAPSLLVNWLKGISARWYNQRFEGRIKWTRSYYVGSSGSVLKATIEQYIEEQGS